The proteins below come from a single Salinibacterium sp. NK8237 genomic window:
- a CDS encoding SDR family oxidoreductase: MAIKRVVVTGASSGIGEATARRFVKHGWQVVAVARREERLAALAADTGVDTFVADVTKQDDVEALAAYLRELGPIHALVNNAGGALGVASVEESDADDWIRMFDVNVVGTKRVTSALLPLLREAIVEGDTASILMITSIAASVPYEGGSGYNAAKFAQHALTAVLRLELAGEPIRVIEVAPGMVKTEEFALVRFGGDAAKADTVYDNVPDPLVADDIAEAIVHALELPPFVNLDLVTIKPVAQAAPFKMIRGELKVR; this comes from the coding sequence ATGGCGATCAAGCGAGTAGTAGTTACCGGCGCAAGTTCAGGAATCGGCGAAGCGACTGCACGTCGTTTTGTGAAACATGGCTGGCAGGTGGTTGCTGTCGCCCGACGGGAGGAACGGCTTGCGGCGCTCGCGGCCGACACCGGCGTCGACACCTTCGTTGCCGACGTGACGAAACAGGATGACGTCGAGGCGCTCGCTGCCTACCTGCGTGAGCTTGGCCCCATCCACGCGCTCGTCAACAATGCCGGTGGCGCGCTCGGCGTCGCGAGTGTTGAAGAGAGCGACGCGGATGACTGGATCCGGATGTTCGACGTCAACGTTGTGGGAACCAAGCGAGTAACCAGCGCACTCTTGCCGCTGTTGCGCGAAGCAATCGTTGAGGGCGACACGGCGAGCATCCTTATGATCACGTCAATCGCAGCCTCAGTGCCGTACGAGGGTGGCAGCGGGTATAACGCCGCTAAGTTTGCTCAGCACGCCCTCACCGCTGTGTTGCGGCTAGAGCTCGCGGGGGAGCCGATCCGGGTGATCGAGGTTGCTCCCGGCATGGTGAAGACAGAAGAATTTGCGCTCGTTCGTTTCGGCGGCGATGCAGCCAAGGCCGACACCGTCTATGACAATGTGCCCGACCCGCTGGTCGCCGATGACATTGCCGAGGCGATCGTGCACGCTCTCGAGCTGCCGCCGTTCGTCAACCTTGACCTCGTCACGATTAAGCCGGTCGCTCAGGCGGCACCCTTCAAAATGATCCGCGGTGAGCTGAAGGTTCGTTAG
- a CDS encoding ABC transporter permease has product MTTTTTALAQPASPLKRITRVTKLHFANPWTTLGLPWIILGVIFVGSLTIWWLIYSALSPEQREGALEGTEFGGSSFFIFIYMMVVAIQAISITFPFALGYGVTRRDYYLGSALAFIALAVIYTTGLTVLGAIEKATNGWGMGGTMFAPIYFGESAPERIFVTFVLFLFFLFFGSAIAAVWVRWKATGVTMFFIIVGALLVGLIALTTFTDSWAAVGSTLVDLGVLGVAAWSLVLTAISGVAGFVLLRRATPRNAA; this is encoded by the coding sequence ATGACCACCACAACAACGGCTCTCGCCCAGCCGGCAAGCCCCCTGAAGCGCATCACGCGCGTCACGAAACTGCACTTCGCCAACCCCTGGACGACCCTCGGCTTACCGTGGATCATTCTCGGAGTGATCTTTGTCGGGTCGCTCACGATCTGGTGGCTGATCTACTCGGCGCTCTCTCCCGAGCAAAGAGAAGGCGCACTCGAGGGAACAGAATTTGGTGGATCCAGCTTCTTCATCTTCATCTACATGATGGTGGTGGCGATTCAAGCGATCAGCATCACGTTCCCGTTTGCACTCGGCTACGGCGTCACTCGTCGCGACTACTACCTCGGCAGCGCTCTCGCCTTCATCGCTCTTGCCGTGATCTACACAACAGGTCTCACCGTGCTCGGAGCAATCGAAAAGGCAACAAACGGCTGGGGCATGGGCGGAACGATGTTTGCACCGATTTATTTCGGTGAATCTGCGCCGGAACGCATCTTCGTTACGTTCGTGCTGTTCCTGTTCTTCCTCTTCTTCGGTTCCGCGATTGCTGCGGTCTGGGTGCGGTGGAAGGCAACCGGCGTCACGATGTTCTTCATCATCGTCGGGGCGCTCCTCGTCGGCCTGATCGCGCTGACCACCTTTACCGACTCGTGGGCTGCCGTGGGCTCCACACTGGTCGACCTCGGCGTACTCGGCGTCGCCGCCTGGAGCCTCGTGCTCACCGCGATCAGCGGCGTCGCCGGCTTCGTGCTGCTGCGACGGGCAACCCCGCGCAACGCGGCGTAG
- a CDS encoding uracil-DNA glycosylase has protein sequence MDLSSVDPGWSRELHPLEGQLKAITTFLDAETAAGRPWLPQPDVVLRAFEAPFDDVRVLIVGQDPYPTPGHAVGLAFSADRAVRPLPRSLANIYKELNDDLGIPPAVHPDLSAWQRQGVLLLNRVLTVQAGQTGSHRRHGWEEITAHAIRALAARPQPLVAVLWGKDAASVAPLLGDTPVIVSAHPSPLSASRGFFGSKPFSRVNAALEAQGAAPIDWRVDR, from the coding sequence ATGGACTTGAGCAGTGTCGACCCCGGGTGGTCTCGCGAATTACACCCGTTAGAGGGTCAACTGAAGGCGATCACGACGTTCCTTGACGCTGAAACTGCTGCCGGGCGGCCGTGGCTTCCCCAACCGGATGTCGTACTGCGCGCCTTCGAAGCGCCCTTCGATGACGTGCGGGTGCTCATCGTCGGCCAAGACCCGTATCCGACGCCCGGGCACGCCGTGGGGCTCGCGTTCTCGGCCGACCGGGCGGTGCGACCGCTACCGCGGAGCCTCGCCAACATCTACAAGGAACTGAACGACGACCTCGGCATCCCGCCCGCTGTGCACCCCGATCTGAGCGCGTGGCAACGCCAAGGCGTGTTGTTGCTTAACCGGGTGCTGACGGTGCAGGCGGGCCAGACGGGCTCTCATCGTCGTCACGGCTGGGAAGAGATTACAGCCCACGCGATTCGGGCGCTCGCGGCGAGGCCGCAACCACTCGTTGCCGTGTTGTGGGGCAAGGATGCGGCATCCGTTGCGCCGTTGCTTGGCGATACGCCGGTAATCGTGAGCGCGCACCCGAGCCCGCTGTCTGCGAGCCGCGGATTCTTCGGTTCGAAGCCGTTTAGTCGAGTGAACGCTGCGCTCGAGGCGCAAGGCGCTGCACCTATCGACTGGCGCGTTGACCGGTAG
- a CDS encoding MFS transporter — protein sequence MSFLRGKSGAITMGLIGYLFFVELVSGIIQGYYIPLIPDIVDHLGIRDADFNWFEAAQLLLSAIVVPILAKLGDMHGHKRILLISTVLTAGATWWLAFTGDFTSFLIAWALQGFYVVWLPLEVALIFDRGRVTGMGASQTRRAAGFLVVALEAGAIMGALGGGRIFKAFGENVQQTLMVPAIAVTIVFFVILFGVPESKPLPGRTLDFWGFVILTIGLLLITSGLTFLRINGPEAWWVYLVMLAGVATFIPWGRYELRQKDPAIDLRMLRDPSMWPIQLTAGLVGISLLGAQAPLATFAGTDPINGYGLGMESDEISYIIGAYLVSMIVGALLFPILSKWKSPRVALIVATFFVAAGYLMFLPFHATALSVFLNMSIAGLGSGALVGALPAAAAAAAPRGQTGIATALTNTTKTIGGSFASAIFAIVLLAGAASAVTETASSLFGYLTVFTICGVGALVAAVLLFLVPKLAFADVVDEIDELVPVAAAAADDTATESAEPAAAPGNSND from the coding sequence ATGTCATTCCTGCGCGGAAAATCCGGGGCCATCACGATGGGCCTCATCGGCTACCTCTTCTTTGTCGAGCTGGTGAGCGGAATCATTCAGGGGTATTACATCCCGCTGATCCCGGACATTGTCGATCACCTCGGCATCCGCGATGCTGACTTCAACTGGTTCGAAGCTGCGCAGTTGCTGCTGAGCGCCATTGTGGTGCCCATTTTGGCGAAGCTCGGCGACATGCACGGGCACAAGCGCATCCTGCTCATTTCGACCGTTCTGACCGCCGGCGCAACCTGGTGGCTGGCATTCACGGGTGACTTCACGAGCTTCTTGATTGCGTGGGCTCTGCAAGGTTTCTACGTTGTCTGGCTCCCGCTCGAAGTCGCGCTGATCTTTGACCGCGGACGCGTCACTGGCATGGGTGCATCCCAGACCCGTCGGGCCGCAGGATTCCTCGTGGTTGCTCTCGAAGCCGGTGCCATCATGGGCGCCCTCGGTGGCGGCCGCATCTTCAAGGCTTTCGGCGAGAACGTGCAGCAAACGCTGATGGTCCCGGCCATCGCAGTGACCATCGTCTTCTTCGTGATCCTGTTCGGCGTTCCCGAATCGAAACCGCTGCCGGGCCGCACTCTCGATTTCTGGGGCTTTGTGATCCTCACGATCGGCCTGCTGCTCATCACGTCGGGGCTCACATTCTTGCGCATCAATGGGCCCGAGGCGTGGTGGGTTTACCTCGTCATGCTCGCCGGTGTCGCGACCTTCATCCCGTGGGGTCGTTACGAACTGCGCCAGAAAGACCCCGCGATCGATCTTCGGATGCTGCGCGACCCGAGCATGTGGCCCATTCAGCTCACGGCGGGACTCGTCGGCATTAGCTTGCTCGGCGCTCAGGCGCCGCTCGCGACCTTCGCCGGCACCGACCCGATCAACGGGTACGGCCTCGGCATGGAATCGGATGAGATTTCGTACATCATCGGCGCCTACCTCGTTTCGATGATTGTGGGCGCACTGCTGTTCCCGATTCTGTCGAAGTGGAAGAGCCCGCGCGTCGCACTCATCGTGGCCACCTTCTTCGTGGCAGCTGGCTATTTGATGTTCTTGCCGTTCCACGCGACAGCACTGAGTGTCTTCCTCAACATGAGCATCGCAGGTCTTGGCTCGGGTGCGCTTGTCGGCGCCCTACCCGCTGCGGCCGCAGCAGCAGCACCGCGAGGCCAGACGGGCATCGCGACCGCGCTCACCAACACGACCAAGACAATTGGTGGCTCGTTCGCCTCGGCGATCTTCGCGATCGTGCTTTTGGCCGGGGCGGCATCCGCTGTCACCGAAACCGCCTCAAGCCTGTTCGGCTATCTGACGGTGTTCACCATCTGCGGTGTTGGTGCACTCGTCGCCGCCGTGCTGTTGTTCTTGGTGCCGAAGCTGGCGTTCGCCGATGTCGTGGACGAGATCGACGAGCTCGTTCCAGTAGCAGCGGCCGCAGCGGACGACACTGCGACCGAGAGCGCCGAACCTGCGGCAGCCCCCGGAAACAGCAACGACTAA
- a CDS encoding acyltransferase family protein → MTGASLTTSQPARTPKVRLPHWDNARFLAVTLVVIGHGIQRMTYDSDYALALYLFIYAFHMPAFAIISGYFSKPGAPTALQMRRVITDIIVPYFIMETIWTLVKFLVEGKTDLNPSTPSWTLWFLLALGIFRLILPYLSQVRWPLLWAVIASIGVGYLDNVDSTFSLSRAIGILPFFVLGWELREWGLMEKWNVAERIVLLRALAVTVFLAFMAIILANIELWRAIDLRFWFFYDASYHGLGEDQWWAGGVRFGLILLAVLLSAAFFALVPRRHTWVTDAGQATMYVYLLHSFILYPLRESGLLLDDRASAMWLVSMVLCSIGIALLLSTPLVKKIFRPIIEPKPNWVFVPLPKETDLSTKKR, encoded by the coding sequence ATGACCGGAGCTTCTCTCACCACTTCGCAGCCTGCGCGCACCCCCAAAGTACGACTCCCGCACTGGGACAACGCCCGCTTTCTCGCCGTCACCCTCGTGGTGATTGGCCACGGCATTCAACGGATGACGTACGACTCCGACTACGCCCTCGCACTTTACTTATTTATTTACGCGTTCCACATGCCCGCGTTCGCAATTATCAGCGGCTACTTCTCTAAACCCGGAGCACCGACTGCCCTCCAAATGCGACGCGTCATCACCGACATCATCGTGCCGTACTTCATTATGGAGACCATCTGGACTCTCGTGAAGTTTTTGGTTGAAGGAAAAACGGATCTCAATCCCTCCACGCCGAGTTGGACACTGTGGTTCCTGCTCGCCCTAGGAATTTTCCGTCTTATCTTGCCGTACCTGTCTCAGGTACGGTGGCCCCTACTTTGGGCCGTTATCGCGTCGATCGGGGTCGGGTATCTAGACAACGTTGACAGCACCTTCTCGCTTTCGCGGGCCATCGGAATCCTCCCGTTCTTCGTTCTCGGCTGGGAGCTACGCGAGTGGGGCCTGATGGAGAAATGGAATGTTGCGGAGCGCATCGTGCTGCTGCGAGCGCTCGCGGTCACCGTCTTCTTGGCCTTTATGGCGATCATCCTCGCCAATATCGAACTCTGGCGCGCCATCGATCTCCGTTTCTGGTTCTTTTACGATGCCTCCTACCACGGCCTTGGCGAAGACCAATGGTGGGCCGGAGGAGTGCGCTTCGGGCTCATACTTCTCGCCGTCCTGCTCAGCGCTGCGTTCTTTGCGCTCGTGCCACGCCGCCACACTTGGGTTACGGATGCCGGTCAAGCCACCATGTACGTCTACCTCCTGCACAGCTTCATCCTCTATCCCCTCCGAGAGAGTGGACTGCTGCTAGACGACCGCGCCTCGGCGATGTGGCTCGTGAGCATGGTGCTCTGCTCGATCGGTATCGCTCTCCTGCTATCGACACCACTGGTTAAGAAGATTTTCCGGCCCATCATCGAGCCGAAGCCCAACTGGGTTTTTGTTCCCTTGCCCAAAGAGACAGATCTGTCTACTAAAAAACGTTGA
- a CDS encoding NAD-dependent epimerase/dehydratase family protein, translating to MTTVLVTGASGFIAKHIVRELLASNYSVKAAVRSGTRQAQVEALFPGADLSFVSLDLLSDEGWAEAMAGVDVLLHTASPFPVDEPKDPQELIRPAVEGTRRALVAAQAAGVHRVVLTSSCAAIYKDSTKPRMDVSTPANWTDPTHPDTTAYEASKTLAERAAWQFVAEHPEMQLTTINPGAVFGPPMDEHYGTSLAYVERFLGGVDPAYPKSNLPIVDVRDVARMHVAAIDTAAAIGKRYPANAGAMMIAEASTVLKNVYPERKITTRQLPNWLVKIVAPFNPAVRALAGSIQRNLDVDGSDAPRDLGFTYISSTDAILASAEYLIANER from the coding sequence ATGACCACCGTTCTCGTTACCGGCGCCTCAGGCTTCATCGCCAAACACATTGTTCGCGAATTGCTGGCGAGTAACTACTCGGTGAAAGCTGCCGTGCGCTCCGGAACGCGACAGGCTCAGGTCGAGGCTTTGTTTCCCGGTGCCGACCTGAGCTTTGTCTCTCTTGATCTGCTCTCTGACGAGGGTTGGGCCGAGGCGATGGCCGGGGTAGATGTGCTTCTTCACACCGCGTCACCCTTCCCGGTGGATGAGCCTAAGGACCCCCAGGAGCTGATTCGCCCAGCGGTGGAGGGCACTCGGCGGGCGCTCGTCGCCGCGCAGGCAGCGGGGGTGCACCGCGTCGTTCTCACCTCAAGCTGTGCCGCAATCTATAAGGATTCGACTAAGCCGCGAATGGATGTCTCGACGCCCGCAAACTGGACGGACCCGACGCATCCTGACACCACCGCTTATGAGGCATCCAAAACCTTGGCAGAGCGAGCGGCGTGGCAGTTCGTGGCCGAGCATCCTGAAATGCAGCTCACCACGATCAACCCCGGCGCGGTCTTTGGCCCGCCGATGGATGAGCACTACGGCACTTCTTTGGCGTACGTGGAGCGCTTTCTGGGAGGTGTCGATCCGGCCTACCCCAAGTCGAATCTCCCGATTGTGGATGTGCGCGATGTTGCCCGCATGCACGTTGCAGCAATCGACACCGCGGCAGCGATCGGCAAACGGTATCCGGCGAACGCGGGTGCGATGATGATCGCCGAAGCCAGCACCGTGCTCAAGAATGTCTATCCGGAGCGCAAGATCACTACCCGGCAGCTGCCCAACTGGCTCGTGAAGATTGTGGCTCCCTTTAATCCCGCGGTGCGGGCGCTGGCCGGCTCCATTCAACGCAACCTCGATGTTGATGGTTCTGATGCTCCGCGCGACCTTGGGTTCACTTACATTTCCTCCACCGACGCCATCCTGGCCTCCGCCGAATATCTGATCGCGAACGAACGCTAG
- a CDS encoding GntR family transcriptional regulator has translation MDDSRPIFAQVAENIENDIISGALPEEGQAPSINEFAAFYRINPATALKGVNVLVDAGILYKKRGIGMFVAAGAQEQLKGARRDSFSSEYVRPLLAEAEKLGIDSAQLTQMIAKEANNS, from the coding sequence ATGGATGACTCTCGCCCCATCTTCGCGCAGGTCGCCGAGAACATTGAGAACGACATCATCTCCGGCGCACTGCCCGAAGAAGGCCAGGCTCCCTCGATCAACGAGTTCGCAGCCTTCTATCGCATCAACCCCGCGACCGCCCTCAAAGGCGTGAACGTGCTCGTCGATGCAGGAATTCTCTACAAGAAACGAGGAATCGGAATGTTCGTCGCCGCCGGCGCTCAAGAACAACTCAAAGGTGCCCGCCGCGACAGCTTCAGCAGCGAGTACGTTCGCCCCCTCTTGGCCGAGGCAGAAAAGCTCGGCATCGACTCTGCCCAACTCACCCAGATGATCGCCAAGGAGGCGAACAACTCATGA
- a CDS encoding nucleotidyl transferase AbiEii/AbiGii toxin family protein produces the protein MNGDEVFRRIQAAARASVAANGSPAPTQEYLIRHSLESFLDRLNRTVHAPDFVLKGGLLLGAYGVRRPTKDADSNAIAADVTPEHLSQVVRDVAAVDAGDGVEFLLDTLNIAEIRDDADYPGVRVRVQVTVSSWQGVVAWDVSAGDPIVPAPREVTLERILGNPIRLVGYAPESTVAEKGVTILERGIASTRWRDYVDIVTLSGAGLDAAELLKAVRAVAAYREVSLSPIAPILQGYGALSQPKWAAWRKKERLQDVCAEKLDDQIAQVAAILDPIFEQGSE, from the coding sequence GTGAATGGCGACGAAGTCTTTCGTCGAATCCAAGCAGCTGCGCGAGCGAGCGTTGCTGCGAACGGTTCTCCTGCGCCCACACAGGAGTACCTAATTCGTCACTCGCTGGAGTCATTCCTCGACAGACTCAACCGCACCGTGCACGCGCCCGACTTCGTGCTGAAAGGGGGACTACTGCTCGGGGCGTACGGGGTTCGCCGTCCGACCAAAGATGCAGACTCAAACGCGATAGCGGCGGATGTCACTCCAGAACATCTCAGCCAGGTAGTGCGCGACGTCGCAGCCGTTGATGCAGGTGACGGGGTTGAGTTCTTGCTCGATACGCTCAACATCGCAGAAATTCGAGACGACGCTGACTATCCAGGCGTGCGCGTTCGTGTGCAGGTAACAGTAAGCAGCTGGCAGGGCGTTGTGGCATGGGACGTATCCGCTGGGGATCCCATCGTCCCGGCTCCGCGTGAGGTCACGTTGGAGCGAATTCTCGGAAACCCCATCAGGCTGGTCGGATATGCGCCGGAGTCGACTGTCGCCGAGAAAGGGGTCACGATTTTAGAAAGAGGCATTGCGAGCACTCGCTGGCGGGATTACGTCGATATCGTTACGCTCAGTGGCGCCGGTCTCGACGCTGCAGAGCTCCTCAAAGCAGTGCGCGCAGTGGCCGCCTACCGGGAAGTGAGTCTGTCACCGATCGCCCCGATTCTCCAAGGATATGGCGCATTGAGTCAGCCAAAGTGGGCAGCATGGCGCAAGAAAGAACGCTTACAAGACGTCTGCGCAGAAAAATTGGACGATCAGATTGCACAAGTCGCGGCCATCCTCGACCCAATCTTCGAACAAGGCTCTGAATGA
- a CDS encoding bifunctional o-acetylhomoserine/o-acetylserine sulfhydrylase: protein MSDWNFETKQIHSGAQPDPTTNSRATPIYKTTAYVFNNADHAKNLFALAEFGNIYTRIQNPTQDVVEQRVAALEGGTAALLLASGQSATTFAVLNIAQAGDHIVSSSSVYGGTYNLFKYTLAKLGIEATFVENQDDAAEWAAAIRPNTKLLFAETIGNPRINVLDIELVADVAHAAGVPLIVDNTIATPYLIRPFEHGADIIVHSATKFLGGHGTVLGGVIVDGGKFEWSKNVDKFPGLTEPDPSYHGASYTGVLGDGIAYIIKARVQLLRDLGSAISPDSAFSLIQGIETLSLRIERHVQNAQAIAEWLDSHDDVDTVFYAGLPSSPWYANANKYAPKGVGGVLSFELKGGVDAGRSFVNSVELFSHVANIGDVRSLIIHPASTTHSQLSPEQQLTAGVTPGLVRLSVGLENIEDIKADLQTGFDAARATAAEARARA, encoded by the coding sequence GTGAGCGACTGGAACTTTGAAACCAAGCAGATCCACTCGGGCGCGCAGCCTGATCCCACGACCAACTCGCGGGCAACGCCGATCTACAAGACCACCGCGTATGTCTTCAACAACGCGGATCACGCTAAAAACCTCTTCGCGCTTGCCGAATTCGGCAACATTTACACTCGCATCCAGAATCCAACTCAGGATGTCGTCGAGCAGCGCGTTGCTGCCCTCGAAGGCGGAACCGCAGCGCTGTTGCTCGCGTCCGGCCAGTCGGCAACGACTTTCGCCGTTCTCAACATTGCTCAGGCCGGCGACCACATCGTTTCGTCGTCGTCTGTCTATGGCGGAACCTACAACCTCTTCAAGTACACGCTCGCGAAGCTTGGCATCGAGGCCACCTTCGTTGAGAACCAAGATGACGCCGCGGAGTGGGCCGCCGCCATCCGCCCCAACACGAAGCTCCTTTTTGCAGAGACAATCGGTAACCCACGCATCAACGTTCTCGACATCGAACTCGTCGCCGACGTCGCCCACGCTGCTGGCGTTCCGCTCATTGTCGACAACACGATCGCGACTCCGTACCTCATTCGTCCGTTCGAGCACGGCGCCGACATCATCGTGCACTCCGCTACCAAGTTCTTGGGCGGTCACGGCACGGTTCTTGGTGGAGTCATCGTCGATGGCGGCAAGTTCGAGTGGTCGAAGAACGTCGACAAGTTCCCCGGCCTCACCGAGCCAGACCCCTCGTACCACGGCGCCAGCTACACCGGCGTTCTCGGCGATGGCATTGCCTACATCATCAAGGCCCGCGTTCAGTTGCTGCGCGACCTTGGTTCTGCCATCTCCCCCGACAGCGCCTTCTCGCTCATCCAGGGAATCGAAACCCTCAGCCTGCGCATCGAACGTCACGTTCAGAACGCTCAAGCAATCGCCGAGTGGCTCGACAGCCACGACGACGTCGACACCGTCTTCTACGCCGGACTCCCCTCGAGCCCGTGGTACGCGAACGCCAACAAGTACGCGCCCAAGGGTGTCGGCGGAGTTCTCTCCTTCGAACTCAAGGGTGGAGTGGATGCTGGGCGCTCGTTCGTGAACAGTGTCGAGCTCTTCAGCCACGTCGCCAATATCGGTGATGTGCGCAGCCTCATCATTCACCCCGCATCGACGACGCACTCACAGCTCTCCCCCGAGCAGCAGTTGACTGCCGGAGTAACACCAGGACTGGTGCGTCTCTCGGTGGGCCTCGAGAACATCGAGGACATCAAGGCCGACTTGCAAACCGGTTTCGATGCCGCACGCGCCACAGCCGCTGAGGCTCGCG
- a CDS encoding ABC transporter ATP-binding protein has translation MTPTIEVTNLSKHFGKVNAVNDVSFTVEKNKIYGLLGRNGAGKTTLMQLLTGQEFASSGSISLFGQPPVENAKVLQNTCFIKESQRYPEDFRPKDVFKTAPWFFANWDQEFADRLIADFRLPLDRRIKKLSRGQLSSIGVIVGLASRAPLTFFDEPYLGLDAVARQIFYDRLLEDYAAHPRTVILSTHLIDEVSNLLEHVLVIDEGKLLINEDAETLRNRATNVVGMKTAVEAFIGDREVLHRDGIGGLSSVTVAGLSESERRDAHAAGLELSPVSLQQLIIQLTRTETKEFEASA, from the coding sequence ATGACCCCCACCATCGAGGTCACTAACCTCAGCAAGCACTTCGGCAAAGTAAACGCCGTCAACGACGTGAGCTTCACGGTCGAAAAGAACAAGATTTACGGCCTGCTCGGTCGCAACGGTGCCGGCAAGACCACGCTCATGCAGCTGCTCACCGGCCAAGAGTTCGCCTCGAGCGGCTCCATCTCGCTGTTCGGTCAACCCCCGGTCGAGAACGCCAAGGTTCTGCAGAACACCTGCTTCATCAAAGAGAGCCAGCGTTACCCCGAAGACTTCCGCCCCAAAGACGTCTTTAAAACTGCCCCGTGGTTCTTCGCCAACTGGGACCAAGAATTCGCCGATCGACTGATCGCCGACTTCCGCCTCCCCCTCGACCGCCGCATCAAGAAACTCTCGCGCGGCCAGCTTTCCTCCATCGGCGTCATCGTCGGCCTCGCCTCGCGCGCCCCGCTCACCTTCTTCGATGAGCCCTACCTGGGGTTGGATGCCGTGGCTCGCCAAATCTTCTACGACCGCCTTCTTGAGGACTACGCCGCCCACCCGCGCACCGTGATCCTCTCCACTCACCTCATCGACGAGGTCAGCAACCTGCTCGAACACGTTCTCGTGATCGACGAAGGCAAACTCCTCATCAACGAGGATGCCGAAACTCTCCGCAATCGCGCCACCAACGTTGTCGGCATGAAGACCGCCGTCGAGGCGTTCATCGGCGACCGCGAAGTGTTGCACCGCGACGGTATCGGCGGGCTCAGCTCTGTCACCGTCGCCGGGCTTAGCGAGAGCGAGCGCCGCGACGCACACGCTGCCGGGCTGGAACTGTCACCGGTGTCGCTGCAGCAGCTCATCATCCAACTCACCCGCACCGAGACCAAGGAATTCGAGGCCAGCGCATGA
- a CDS encoding type IV toxin-antitoxin system AbiEi family antitoxin, which produces MKVVRPKSAESAETNRSGLYRDAQAGKWERIARGLYLPVGSPAADWDQIEASARRPEATICLVSALAYYDLTDAIPAELDVAIPRGARAPVSDGAIRWHRFDKATFGIERNEIAIPGSSHTIGIYTPERTIADCFRLRAITGYEIPREALKEWLRRGGKPAKLVQAAVQLPRTKTPVLAALEALS; this is translated from the coding sequence ATGAAAGTAGTCAGGCCGAAATCTGCTGAGAGCGCCGAGACAAACCGGAGCGGTCTCTACCGTGATGCACAAGCGGGGAAATGGGAACGGATCGCACGCGGTCTCTATCTCCCCGTCGGTTCGCCTGCGGCAGACTGGGACCAGATTGAAGCTTCAGCGCGGCGTCCTGAAGCGACAATTTGTCTCGTTTCCGCCCTCGCGTACTACGACCTCACTGACGCCATCCCCGCTGAGCTCGATGTCGCCATCCCCCGAGGAGCGCGCGCACCGGTCAGTGACGGGGCCATCCGTTGGCACCGGTTCGACAAAGCCACCTTCGGCATCGAGCGCAACGAAATTGCCATCCCGGGAAGCTCCCACACCATCGGTATCTACACGCCTGAGCGCACCATTGCCGATTGTTTCCGTCTGCGAGCAATAACTGGCTATGAAATTCCTCGAGAGGCGCTCAAAGAGTGGCTCCGCCGCGGAGGTAAGCCAGCCAAGCTCGTGCAGGCTGCTGTACAGCTGCCGCGCACCAAGACCCCAGTCTTGGCCGCTTTGGAAGCTCTCTCGTGA
- a CDS encoding GNAT family N-acetyltransferase — MAHHFRDAIAADDAALADIYGHYVSTTVVTFDIVEVTPEIMTAKRAGVEDSGLPFIVAVDDNERVLGYAAMFPWRPKAAYKHTVEGSIYLSPAATGQGVGGALLTELLDRGRQIGIREVIAVISDEGTEASVHLHQKLGFESIGHLKGVGFKFDRWVGTYLLQKSLDA; from the coding sequence ATGGCACACCACTTTAGAGACGCCATCGCAGCGGATGACGCGGCGCTCGCCGACATCTACGGCCATTATGTGAGCACGACCGTCGTCACTTTCGACATCGTCGAGGTCACGCCCGAGATCATGACCGCCAAACGAGCCGGCGTTGAAGACTCGGGCCTACCGTTCATCGTTGCGGTCGACGACAATGAGCGAGTGCTTGGCTATGCCGCCATGTTCCCTTGGCGCCCCAAGGCTGCCTACAAGCACACCGTCGAAGGGTCGATCTATTTGTCGCCGGCCGCCACCGGTCAGGGCGTGGGCGGCGCACTGCTCACCGAACTGCTCGATCGCGGACGGCAGATCGGCATCCGCGAAGTCATTGCCGTGATCTCGGATGAGGGCACCGAGGCTTCCGTGCACCTTCACCAGAAGCTGGGCTTCGAATCCATCGGGCACCTCAAAGGCGTCGGCTTCAAGTTCGACCGCTGGGTCGGCACGTACCTGCTGCAGAAGTCGCTCGACGCGTAG